The Actinomycetota bacterium genome contains a region encoding:
- a CDS encoding TIGR03619 family F420-dependent LLM class oxidoreductase — translation MKFVTDYPVRSDLEGMWIKPSTITSVCKQIEASGISGLGITDHPAPSLKWLQRGGHEAFDPFAMLSFLAAVTTEVKLLTHLLVLPYRNPLLQLSGMTSVDVLSGGRAIFVLGTGYLRSEFSAVGVDFDERNELFDESIAVIKQASTGQEISFEGKHFTALSQTVQPGFIQKPHPPLWLGGNSGRVLDRIAEWGQGWSVMMGPAELSTTARTKPISTIEDLAAVLNDLQGRVEARGRSMADIAIQASTPTIRFSSGATAEEQIDEIGRLSELGVSWVQVDPWTDSIPESLDRLQEFSEHVIARTI, via the coding sequence ATGAAATTCGTGACTGATTACCCCGTCCGGTCTGACCTTGAAGGTATGTGGATCAAGCCCTCAACCATCACTTCAGTCTGCAAGCAGATCGAAGCATCGGGCATCAGCGGATTGGGCATCACCGATCACCCCGCACCGTCGCTGAAGTGGCTGCAGCGCGGAGGGCACGAGGCCTTTGACCCCTTCGCCATGCTTTCCTTCCTGGCAGCGGTCACCACTGAAGTGAAACTGCTGACGCACCTGCTGGTGCTGCCGTACCGCAATCCATTGCTGCAGCTCTCAGGCATGACCTCTGTCGATGTGCTGTCCGGGGGGCGTGCAATCTTTGTGCTCGGGACCGGCTACCTGCGTTCAGAGTTCTCTGCAGTCGGAGTGGACTTCGATGAGCGCAATGAGTTGTTCGACGAGTCCATCGCCGTGATCAAACAGGCGAGCACCGGCCAGGAGATCAGCTTCGAAGGCAAGCACTTCACTGCCCTGAGCCAGACCGTGCAGCCCGGATTCATTCAGAAGCCTCATCCGCCGCTGTGGCTCGGTGGCAACAGTGGCCGCGTGCTTGATCGCATTGCCGAATGGGGCCAGGGCTGGTCAGTGATGATGGGTCCGGCTGAACTTTCAACGACGGCTCGCACCAAGCCGATCAGCACCATCGAAGACCTCGCTGCAGTGCTCAATGACTTGCAAGGCCGAGTCGAAGCCCGCGGTCGTTCGATGGCCGACATCGCAATCCAGGCGTCCACTCCAACAATCCGCTTCAGTTCTGGCGCGACTGCCGAAGAGCAGATCGATGAGATCGGTCGGCTGTCAGAGCTCGGCGTCTCCTGGGTGCAGGTGGACCCGTGGACCGATTCGATCCCGGAGTCCCTTGATCGTTTGCAGGAATTCAGTGAACACGTCATCGCACGGACAATCTAG
- a CDS encoding SDR family oxidoreductase, whose amino-acid sequence MDLQVRDKGYLLVGGTAGMGLAGARVLAADGASIVVVGRDQSRADRAAAELTEAGATKAVGLSFDVSKEGDAARAVASSVEFLGRLDGVGVTTGTKGFMPIESGDDEWTAAFRDVLLGVTRSVEAALPHLIETRGTVVTTAAYSVRSPELARLPYASLKGSVALFTKGIAKAYGAQGVRANCICPGAIETDGLHAMRQMVADQRGWPYETAIERVMVEEWGMHVALSRPGKPEEVGDLLAFLLSPRAGYLTGALVNIDGGTDF is encoded by the coding sequence ATGGATCTGCAGGTACGCGACAAGGGATATCTGCTCGTAGGTGGCACAGCCGGCATGGGACTTGCCGGTGCTCGCGTGCTTGCCGCAGACGGTGCCTCCATCGTTGTTGTCGGTCGCGATCAGTCGCGGGCTGACCGCGCGGCCGCCGAGTTGACTGAAGCTGGAGCGACCAAGGCTGTTGGTCTTTCATTCGACGTGTCCAAAGAAGGCGACGCGGCACGCGCTGTGGCGAGCAGCGTTGAATTTCTGGGCCGACTCGACGGCGTGGGCGTCACCACCGGCACCAAGGGCTTCATGCCAATCGAGTCGGGGGACGACGAGTGGACAGCTGCATTTCGGGACGTGCTGCTTGGAGTCACTCGCTCTGTGGAAGCCGCATTGCCGCACCTGATCGAAACTCGTGGCACGGTCGTCACCACTGCTGCCTATTCAGTTCGGTCACCTGAACTCGCGAGACTGCCCTACGCATCGCTCAAAGGCTCGGTCGCCTTGTTCACCAAGGGCATCGCCAAGGCCTATGGGGCGCAAGGGGTCCGCGCCAACTGCATCTGCCCGGGTGCCATCGAGACAGATGGCCTTCATGCCATGCGGCAGATGGTTGCCGATCAGCGTGGCTGGCCCTATGAGACCGCGATCGAGCGAGTGATGGTCGAGGAGTGGGGCATGCATGTGGCCCTGAGCCGACCCGGCAAGCCTGAAGAGGTGGGCGACCTGCTTGCCTTCCTGCTGTCACCGCGGGCTGGCTACCTCACCGGTGCCTTGGTGAACATTGACGGCGGCACCGACTTCTAG
- a CDS encoding TIM barrel protein, whose translation MAIHSRIALNTMCLPGSPLESDLAFAVSNGYSRISIDPSKMETTGWDRGTEIIVKSGLEVATVVNSSWFTLDDPSTWLATQEQQLLLLDRAAALGAKSVYGITGPAGSLEWSEAAQAYVEAIAPVAARARQLGIALAVEPTIPLRININLALSLRDAVELAQLAGVWVCNDLYGCMGEAHLKETIHSSIRSTALVQVCDYVFGTLNTPNRAVPGDGDLHLKTILGWMVEAGYDGAFDLELNGPLIDEEGYYPAALRGAHVLTALLQEIGA comes from the coding sequence ATGGCCATTCATTCGCGCATTGCCTTGAACACCATGTGCTTGCCCGGCTCACCCTTGGAGAGCGACCTCGCATTCGCAGTGTCCAATGGCTACTCGCGCATCTCTATCGACCCATCGAAGATGGAAACAACCGGCTGGGATCGCGGCACCGAGATCATCGTGAAGTCGGGCCTTGAAGTGGCCACTGTCGTGAACTCAAGCTGGTTCACTCTTGATGATCCATCAACTTGGCTTGCTACCCAGGAGCAGCAGCTGCTCCTGCTTGACCGAGCTGCTGCATTGGGTGCCAAGAGCGTCTATGGCATCACCGGTCCGGCCGGATCACTCGAATGGAGTGAAGCTGCACAGGCCTACGTGGAAGCCATCGCGCCTGTGGCAGCTCGCGCCAGGCAACTCGGCATCGCCCTGGCCGTCGAACCAACGATCCCGCTGCGCATCAACATCAACCTGGCCCTGAGCCTGCGCGACGCAGTTGAGCTGGCTCAGTTGGCTGGAGTATGGGTGTGCAATGACCTCTACGGCTGCATGGGTGAGGCGCACCTGAAGGAGACCATTCACAGCAGCATCCGATCCACCGCGCTCGTGCAGGTCTGCGACTACGTCTTCGGCACGCTCAACACCCCCAATCGAGCAGTACCGGGCGATGGCGACCTGCACTTGAAGACGATTCTCGGCTGGATGGTGGAGGCCGGCTATGACGGAGCGTTTGATCTTGAGCTCAATGGTCCACTCATCGATGAAGAGGGGTACTACCCTGCGGCTCTACGCGGGGCTCACGTATTGACCGCACTACTCCAAGAGATTGGTGCCTGA
- a CDS encoding PaaI family thioesterase: protein MVVEDSATAIRQTSLAQAGASMRALQDVITGTSAPSAELDHMATAMDAITKRLTPYRRAIKGVHNFENYVDAAPAHTLTPEFEVLEQDANSLRGRVRFGLFYRNAFGIANGGAIALMFDTAMAYLGSTSDIPAYTASLQVDFRRGAPIDADLTVLVRRGSTEGRKHELSAQLFEGDVLLSEASCLMVEPRDTGA from the coding sequence ATGGTTGTTGAGGATTCGGCAACTGCAATCAGGCAGACTTCGCTGGCGCAGGCGGGCGCCTCAATGCGAGCTCTGCAAGACGTCATCACGGGTACGAGTGCTCCATCAGCCGAACTGGATCACATGGCTACAGCGATGGATGCCATCACCAAGCGCCTGACTCCCTATCGCCGAGCCATCAAAGGCGTGCACAACTTTGAGAACTACGTCGACGCCGCACCTGCGCACACATTGACTCCCGAGTTCGAGGTGCTTGAACAGGACGCCAACTCACTGCGCGGCAGAGTGCGCTTCGGACTTTTCTATCGCAACGCATTTGGAATCGCGAACGGCGGAGCGATCGCTTTGATGTTCGACACAGCGATGGCTTACTTGGGCTCCACTTCAGACATCCCCGCGTACACAGCAAGTCTCCAAGTCGACTTTCGAAGGGGTGCGCCCATAGATGCCGACCTCACTGTGCTCGTGCGACGCGGGAGTACAGAGGGCCGCAAGCATGAGCTCTCAGCGCAGTTATTTGAGGGTGATGTTCTGCTCTCTGAAGCCAGTTGTTTGATGGTCGAACCTAGAGATACAGGTGCCTGA
- a CDS encoding sporulation protein yields MGLFGKIKKSMGIGTISFDLAVPSSIQGSAGTLEGEVILKAKSEQQVKDVEVVFERVYSWDERESTYNSSTNRHEDRWVERSNTVELGKFKDETAFSMAAEESKTIHFTIAFQPISGNEVTDSNNLMWDVLDSALFNGNSIFGSSMRNQRIEYKVSGDVDLVDVAFDKGDSKQIVVI; encoded by the coding sequence ATGGGGCTGTTTGGCAAGATCAAGAAGAGCATGGGCATCGGAACGATTTCCTTCGATCTTGCTGTTCCCTCCTCGATTCAAGGAAGCGCCGGGACTCTTGAGGGTGAGGTCATTCTCAAAGCCAAGAGCGAGCAGCAGGTCAAGGACGTTGAAGTCGTATTCGAACGCGTCTATAGCTGGGACGAGCGCGAGTCCACCTACAACTCATCGACCAATCGCCACGAGGACCGTTGGGTGGAGAGGTCCAACACTGTCGAGCTCGGCAAGTTCAAGGACGAGACCGCATTTTCCATGGCTGCCGAAGAATCCAAGACGATCCACTTCACCATTGCCTTTCAGCCAATTTCTGGCAACGAAGTCACTGACTCCAACAACTTGATGTGGGACGTGCTGGACTCAGCACTCTTCAATGGCAATTCGATCTTCGGCTCCTCCATGCGCAATCAGCGAATTGAGTACAAGGTGAGTGGCGATGTTGACCTCGTCGATGTCGCCTTCGACAAGGGTGACTCAAAGCAGATCGTTGTGATCTAG
- a CDS encoding MMPL family transporter: protein MTRISQWAVRHPILGLVSWFAIIGILLVLLSQYKGDFNDDFGLPASESTTAQDLLKEISGGGAGTGSGLDGQVVWRAESGKATEGAAAADVGAALKEISTLPGVACVISPIAAAMGPACLPQQAPAAPTAEQAAAIAKLPPEALGPLAHFGQAGVSPDGTIAYATIQFKGVDMSDLPTEQIADALNVVKEVNGKDGLTVGANGIFTFVQGEPPSSEGIGILVALTILMFAFASILGAFLPVWVAAISVGISTAVVVPIIANFFSVAAFAPFLSSMIGLGVGIDYALFIINRYRDALIHGREPREAALESVRTSGRAVLFAALTVIIALLGLFIMGISFFNGVALAAAGTVVMVALGALLLLPAILALLGTWAFVGRMAWITDGEAIPRRKAPGFLHAISLVLRWIGWVVVLPVTIIGYLWRLIAHRGKVPDPQTPSWFARYGEWLQKHPWPLAIGALAVMILIALPVTQLRQGFPDDSGAPQGSVARVAYDLTAEGFGPGVNGPMFIAVQLPAEGSHAAMGALSQALNADPGVALAVPAPLAPGASVGVVQVFPKTAPQDIESTDLLFHLRDTVIPQALEGTGASAYVGGFQAVTADFTKVLTEALPLFLFIVVALGFIALLFLFRSIIVPLMGVLFSLLSLGAALGITVAVFQWGWLAGPLGLQNTGPIFPFLPIMVFAILFGLSCDYQVFLVSRMHEEWDRGKDHHRAIRRGLAGSGRVVAIAALIMTSVFAAFALGNDPTTKLFAVALSSAVLLDAFVVRLVLVPALMSVIGPNTWWLPGWLDKILPRFSVEAEDAGDDEIADIEESAVRV from the coding sequence ATGACCCGTATTTCGCAGTGGGCAGTGCGCCATCCGATCCTGGGACTGGTGTCGTGGTTCGCAATCATCGGCATCCTGCTCGTCCTGCTCTCGCAGTACAAGGGTGACTTCAACGACGACTTCGGCCTTCCCGCTTCGGAGTCGACTACTGCTCAGGATCTGCTGAAGGAGATCTCCGGCGGCGGCGCCGGAACCGGTTCCGGTCTGGATGGACAGGTCGTCTGGCGCGCCGAGTCGGGCAAGGCCACCGAGGGTGCTGCTGCTGCCGATGTTGGCGCCGCGCTGAAGGAGATCTCCACGCTCCCAGGTGTCGCATGCGTGATCTCACCCATCGCTGCTGCCATGGGCCCGGCCTGCCTGCCGCAGCAAGCGCCCGCCGCTCCGACAGCGGAGCAGGCCGCCGCAATAGCCAAACTGCCGCCCGAGGCACTTGGACCGCTGGCGCACTTTGGCCAGGCCGGCGTCAGCCCCGACGGCACCATCGCCTACGCAACCATCCAGTTCAAGGGTGTCGACATGAGCGACCTGCCAACCGAGCAGATCGCCGATGCGCTCAACGTGGTGAAGGAAGTCAACGGCAAGGACGGTCTGACCGTTGGAGCCAATGGGATATTCACTTTTGTCCAAGGCGAGCCGCCGTCATCTGAAGGCATTGGAATCCTGGTCGCCTTGACGATTCTGATGTTCGCCTTCGCATCGATCCTGGGTGCGTTCCTGCCCGTGTGGGTGGCGGCGATCTCCGTGGGCATCAGCACCGCCGTCGTCGTGCCGATCATCGCGAACTTCTTCTCAGTCGCTGCGTTCGCTCCATTCCTGTCGTCAATGATCGGTCTGGGCGTGGGTATCGACTATGCGCTGTTCATCATCAACAGGTACCGAGATGCCTTGATCCACGGACGCGAGCCGCGAGAAGCGGCGCTTGAATCCGTACGGACCTCAGGTCGGGCAGTGTTGTTCGCTGCCCTGACAGTGATCATCGCCCTGCTTGGTCTGTTCATCATGGGCATCTCGTTCTTCAATGGTGTTGCGCTGGCAGCCGCTGGCACAGTTGTCATGGTTGCCCTCGGCGCCCTGCTGTTGCTGCCCGCAATTCTTGCGCTGCTTGGGACTTGGGCCTTTGTTGGACGCATGGCCTGGATCACTGACGGTGAGGCAATCCCACGCCGCAAGGCACCCGGATTCCTGCACGCCATCAGCCTTGTTCTGCGCTGGATCGGCTGGGTCGTCGTGCTGCCGGTGACCATCATCGGATACCTGTGGCGCCTGATCGCTCATCGCGGAAAGGTCCCCGACCCGCAAACCCCGAGCTGGTTTGCCCGATACGGAGAGTGGCTCCAGAAGCACCCTTGGCCATTGGCTATCGGGGCACTTGCGGTGATGATCCTCATCGCCTTGCCAGTCACGCAGCTGCGCCAAGGATTCCCGGATGACTCCGGAGCTCCACAAGGCAGCGTTGCACGGGTTGCCTACGACCTCACCGCAGAGGGCTTTGGCCCGGGCGTGAACGGTCCAATGTTCATCGCCGTCCAGTTGCCTGCCGAAGGCAGCCACGCAGCCATGGGCGCGCTTTCGCAAGCCCTCAACGCTGACCCAGGTGTTGCACTTGCAGTGCCGGCTCCACTTGCTCCCGGCGCGAGCGTCGGTGTGGTCCAGGTCTTCCCGAAGACTGCTCCACAAGACATCGAGTCGACCGATCTGCTCTTCCATCTGCGAGACACCGTGATCCCGCAGGCCCTGGAGGGCACTGGCGCCTCGGCGTATGTGGGCGGCTTCCAAGCCGTGACGGCAGACTTCACCAAGGTTCTCACCGAGGCGCTGCCGCTGTTCCTGTTCATCGTGGTCGCTCTGGGCTTCATCGCCCTGCTGTTCTTGTTCCGGTCGATCATTGTGCCGCTCATGGGCGTGCTGTTCAGCCTGCTGTCTTTGGGAGCAGCCCTGGGCATCACCGTGGCGGTCTTCCAGTGGGGCTGGCTCGCCGGTCCGCTGGGTCTGCAGAACACCGGGCCGATCTTCCCGTTCCTGCCGATCATGGTCTTCGCGATCCTGTTCGGCCTGTCCTGTGACTATCAGGTCTTCCTGGTCAGTCGCATGCATGAAGAGTGGGACCGCGGCAAGGATCACCACCGAGCCATCAGGCGTGGCCTGGCTGGCTCTGGTCGGGTGGTCGCCATCGCGGCGCTGATCATGACCAGCGTGTTCGCAGCCTTCGCGCTCGGCAACGATCCGACCACGAAACTGTTTGCTGTCGCCCTGTCGTCAGCGGTACTGCTCGATGCCTTCGTCGTGCGGCTGGTTCTGGTGCCAGCGCTCATGTCGGTCATCGGACCGAACACTTGGTGGCTGCCGGGGTGGTTGGACAAGATCCTGCCGCGCTTCAGCGTGGAGGCCGAGGATGCCGGCGACGACGAGATTGCCGACATCGAGGAGTCTGCAGTTCGCGTCTAG
- a CDS encoding DUF3048 domain-containing protein translates to MRVLRILGSAAAVCALAACSSTTGTTGFGLDSPAIDAPAPIRTSALTGLPEPEPKPVLIVKLDNTHNAQPHAGLKDADVVYIEEVEYGITRIAAVFSSIVPEHIGPVRSARITDLDLTAQYGSPAFAFSGVQRKMWPAIQGSALIDVSPNKDASIYSRDRSRYAPYNYFLNGAGALKFASEATLSRDLGFVFSNDVPFGGTVNTGAKMKWSGSSAGFTYDPATGLYKVKLNGYPAEAEENKAGQNAATVVIQNVKQMPSAYFDRGGGNTPHAATIGKGTAVILRDGMSYDVKWSRPSADVGTTFTMADGSPMPFKPGQQWIVLLDKERPATVLPVPTPAPSASNSAVTT, encoded by the coding sequence ATGCGTGTTTTGCGAATATTGGGCTCAGCTGCTGCCGTCTGTGCGCTGGCTGCCTGCAGTTCCACAACAGGAACGACCGGTTTTGGACTCGACTCTCCCGCGATTGACGCCCCCGCACCCATCCGCACGTCTGCCCTGACTGGTCTGCCCGAGCCCGAACCCAAGCCGGTACTGATCGTCAAACTCGACAACACACACAACGCTCAGCCGCATGCCGGATTGAAGGATGCTGACGTCGTGTACATCGAAGAGGTCGAATACGGCATCACCCGCATTGCGGCCGTGTTCTCCAGCATCGTTCCCGAGCACATCGGTCCGGTCCGCTCCGCTCGCATTACCGACCTCGATCTGACTGCTCAGTACGGAAGCCCGGCCTTCGCCTTCTCTGGCGTGCAGCGAAAGATGTGGCCAGCAATTCAAGGCTCGGCCTTGATTGACGTCTCACCGAACAAGGACGCGTCCATCTACTCGCGTGATCGCAGCCGCTACGCGCCATACAACTACTTTCTCAACGGCGCCGGTGCGCTGAAGTTTGCCAGCGAGGCAACGTTGAGTCGCGATCTGGGCTTCGTGTTCTCCAACGATGTCCCCTTCGGCGGCACAGTGAACACCGGAGCCAAGATGAAGTGGAGCGGGTCGTCAGCCGGATTCACCTACGACCCGGCAACCGGGCTCTACAAGGTCAAGCTGAATGGCTACCCAGCGGAAGCAGAAGAGAACAAGGCGGGCCAGAACGCCGCAACTGTCGTGATTCAAAATGTGAAGCAGATGCCCTCGGCATATTTCGACAGGGGCGGCGGCAACACCCCGCACGCAGCCACCATCGGCAAGGGAACAGCCGTGATCCTGCGCGACGGGATGTCCTACGACGTGAAATGGTCGCGGCCATCGGCTGATGTCGGCACCACGTTCACTATGGCGGACGGTTCACCGATGCCGTTCAAGCCCG
- the miaB gene encoding tRNA (N6-isopentenyl adenosine(37)-C2)-methylthiotransferase MiaB has protein sequence MLDSHFPVSESVGSGPRTYEVRTHGCQMNVHDSERLSGLLEEAGYVKAIDGSTPDVLVFNTCAVRENADNKLYGNLSHLVPVKEKNPSMQIAVGGCLAQKDQGEIVRKAPWVDVVFGTHNLGSLPVLLERARIEQQSQVEIAEALVEFPSNLPTRRESAYAAWVSVSVGCNNTCTFCIVPSLRGTEKDRRPGEILAEVQALVDQGIIEITLLGQNVNAYGVEFGDQLAFGKLLRSCGSIEGLERVRFTSPHPRDFTDDVIEAMASTPNVMPQLHMPLQSGSNEILKSMRRSYRQEKYLGIIEKVRAAMPHAAISTDIIIGFPGETEEDFEQTLHVVEQARFANAFTFLYSQRAGTPAATMPNQISREVMQERYLRLVALQNDISWQENKKQLGREVEVLVALGEGRKDADTLRISGRAVDNRLVHVGLDPKLPVPRAGDVVTAVVTHAATHHLIADRMIAVRRTAAGDAGEQPIAAPGVSLGMPTLRVGSA, from the coding sequence TTGCTTGACAGCCATTTCCCGGTATCAGAATCCGTAGGCAGTGGTCCGCGTACCTATGAGGTGCGTACTCATGGCTGCCAGATGAACGTGCATGACTCTGAGCGGCTGTCGGGCCTGCTCGAGGAAGCCGGTTATGTGAAGGCAATCGACGGTTCGACTCCTGATGTGCTCGTCTTCAATACCTGTGCGGTGCGCGAGAACGCAGACAACAAGCTGTACGGCAACCTCTCGCATCTTGTGCCGGTGAAAGAGAAGAACCCGAGCATGCAGATTGCTGTGGGCGGCTGCCTGGCTCAGAAGGACCAAGGTGAGATCGTCCGCAAGGCGCCTTGGGTCGATGTGGTCTTCGGCACCCACAATCTTGGGTCGCTGCCGGTCTTGCTTGAGCGTGCTCGCATTGAGCAGCAGTCGCAGGTGGAGATCGCCGAGGCGCTCGTGGAGTTTCCGTCGAACCTGCCCACTCGTCGTGAGTCGGCATATGCGGCCTGGGTGTCGGTCAGCGTCGGCTGCAACAACACCTGCACGTTCTGCATCGTGCCCTCGCTGCGCGGCACTGAGAAGGATCGCCGACCCGGCGAGATTCTTGCTGAAGTCCAAGCCCTTGTTGATCAGGGCATCATTGAGATCACCCTGCTTGGTCAGAACGTCAATGCCTATGGCGTTGAGTTCGGCGACCAACTCGCGTTCGGCAAGCTGCTGCGTTCCTGCGGATCCATTGAAGGCCTTGAGCGAGTGCGCTTCACCTCGCCCCATCCGCGCGACTTCACTGACGATGTCATCGAGGCGATGGCAAGCACGCCAAACGTGATGCCGCAACTGCACATGCCCTTGCAGTCAGGATCCAATGAGATCCTGAAGTCGATGCGTCGCTCGTACCGTCAGGAGAAGTACCTCGGCATCATCGAGAAGGTCCGCGCTGCAATGCCCCATGCAGCCATCAGCACGGACATCATCATCGGCTTCCCCGGCGAGACCGAAGAGGATTTCGAGCAGACCCTGCATGTGGTCGAGCAGGCGCGCTTTGCCAACGCCTTCACCTTCTTGTATTCGCAACGTGCTGGCACACCTGCGGCCACCATGCCCAACCAGATCTCTCGCGAGGTCATGCAGGAGCGATACCTGCGTTTGGTGGCCTTGCAGAATGACATCTCCTGGCAGGAGAACAAGAAGCAGTTGGGCCGTGAGGTTGAGGTGCTCGTCGCCTTGGGTGAGGGCCGCAAGGACGCCGACACATTGCGCATCTCAGGCCGTGCCGTTGATAACCGACTCGTGCATGTGGGCTTGGATCCGAAACTTCCCGTTCCGCGCGCGGGCGACGTTGTCACGGCTGTCGTCACTCATGCGGCAACGCACCACTTGATTGCTGATCGCATGATCGCCGTGCGTCGCACAGCCGCTGGTGATGCCGGTGAACAGCCGATCGCAGCTCCTGGAGTCTCGCTGGGCATGCCCACTCTTCGAGTGGGCAGCGCGTGA
- a CDS encoding PaaI family thioesterase: MNTDKASSDNSTALADLGSALRELQNVATASGAPADIATAAAESMKLITGLLQPYAAELGSEHDFEHYVATSGSHTLNPPMEILNRGEGSIEMSVNFGPFFRNAFGYVNGGAIASMFDTAIAHVAYAVAGRSFTANLSVDYRNPAPINTELLVKIGLESSEGRKFIVLAQLFNGDVLVSEAHSLLIQPKA; this comes from the coding sequence GTGAATACAGACAAAGCCTCATCGGACAACTCCACGGCACTGGCCGACCTGGGAAGCGCGCTGCGCGAACTTCAGAATGTGGCGACAGCAAGTGGCGCGCCAGCCGATATTGCCACCGCAGCAGCCGAGTCCATGAAGTTGATCACCGGTCTGCTTCAGCCATATGCCGCAGAGCTCGGCAGCGAGCATGACTTCGAGCACTACGTCGCCACATCGGGATCCCACACGCTGAATCCGCCGATGGAAATCTTGAATAGGGGCGAAGGCTCTATTGAGATGTCCGTCAACTTCGGCCCCTTCTTTCGTAACGCCTTCGGCTATGTGAATGGCGGCGCAATCGCCAGCATGTTCGATACAGCAATTGCGCATGTGGCCTACGCAGTCGCCGGCCGCTCATTCACTGCGAACCTGAGTGTCGACTATCGCAACCCGGCTCCGATCAACACCGAGCTGCTGGTGAAGATCGGACTGGAGAGTTCTGAGGGACGCAAGTTCATCGTCCTTGCCCAACTCTTCAACGGTGACGTACTGGTGTCGGAGGCGCACTCACTCCTGATCCAGCCGAAAGCCTGA